The Alnus glutinosa chromosome 7, dhAlnGlut1.1, whole genome shotgun sequence genome includes a region encoding these proteins:
- the LOC133874171 gene encoding uncharacterized protein LOC133874171, whose product MEAVQFKFLVPLLLVLCLVVPLTLATDVKYCDKNADYDVKVKGVEIIPNPVARGQPATFSISAYSGKAISGGKMVIDVSYFGWHIHSETHDLCGETSCPISTGDFVVSHSQDLPGFTPPGSYSLKMKMYDAAKKELTCINFDFDIGFASSLADS is encoded by the exons ATGGAGGCCGTTCAGTTCAAGTTCCTCGTGCCCCTCCTCCTTGTGCTCTGTCTGGTTGTGCCTTTGACCCTCGCAACCGACGTCAAGTACTGCg ATAAGAATGCGGACTATGATGTCAAGGTCAAAGGGGTTGAGATAATCCCGAATCCTGTAGCGAGAGGCCAGCCGGCTACCTTCAGCATCTCTGCCTATTCAG GGAAAGCTATCTCCGGAGGAAAAATGGTGATCGACGTTTCATATTTTGGATGGCACATCCACAGTGAGACTCATGACCTTTGCGGAGAGACATCTTGCCCTATTTCTACTGGAGATTTTGTGGTTTCTCACTCACAAGATTTACCTGGATTCACTCCACCG GGCTCATATTCCCTTAAAATGAAGATGTATGATGCAGCCAAAAAGGAGTTGACATGCATTAATTTCGATTTTGACATCGGCTTTGCATCGTCTTTGGCTGATAGCTAA
- the LOC133873806 gene encoding uncharacterized protein At3g28850, translating into MKGMRGKLFRKLKFIPSFSTFKQGLVLQPDPSEKLSNQNCQTPPVYKEQDQKSNSLSELVFGSSGSSEHDKHPKDEELELDNFTSSMKYPKDKVAAKESPEVIIMEHCSTHDEAKDSEERPSLSDFEHDKHPKDEELELDNFTSSMKYPKDKVAAKESPEVIIMEHCSTHEAKDSEEQPSLSDFEENCPPGGSESIIFYTTSLRGIRKTFEDCNTIRFLLESFKVLFYERDVSMHLEYREELWRILGDRVIPPRLFIKGRYIGGANEVAGLHEQGKLRKLLEGIPLDLSSSCSGCANARFVVCLNCSGSRKIVADGENSELYIRCPECNENGLVQCPICY; encoded by the coding sequence ATGAAAGGAATGAGGGGAAAACTCTTCAGGAAATTGAAATTCATCCCATCATTCAGCACCTTCAAGCAAGGTCTAGTCCTTCAGCCAGACCCTTCTGAAAAGCTTTCCAATCAAAACTGTCAAACTCCACCAGTTTACAAAGAACAGGATCAGAAGAGCAACAGCCTCTCAGAGCTGGTATTTGGCAGCTCTGGCTCATCTGAACACGATAAACATCCTAAAGATGAAGAACTGGAATTGGATAACTTTACATCCTCCATGAAGTACCCCAAAGACAAGGTGGCTGCCAAGGAAAGTCCAGAGGTCATCATCATGGAACATTGCAGTACACATGATGAGGCAAAGGACAGTGAAGAACGCCCTTCTCTGTCAGATTTTGAACACGATAAACATCCTAAAGATGAAGAACTGGAATTGGATAACTTTACATCCTCCATGAAGTACCCCAAAGACAAGGTGGCTGCCAAGGAAAGTCCAGAGGTCATCATCATGGAACATTGCAGTACACATGAGGCAAAGGACAGTGAAGAACAGCCATCTCTGTCAGATTTTGAAGAGAATTGTCCACCAGGAGGAAGTGAGTCGATCATTTTCTACACAACAAGCTTGAGGGGTATTAGGAAAACATTTGAAGACTGCAACACAATCCGGTTCTTGTTGGAAAGCTTTAAAGTGTTGTTCTACGAGAGGGATGTTTCAATGCATTTGGAATACAGGGAAGAGCTGTGGAGAATCTTGGGTGATAGAGTGATCCCTCCAAGGCTTTTCATAAAGGGGAGATACATTGGAGGAGCCAATGAAGTGGCTGGATTGCATGAACAAGGCAAGCTTAGGAAGCTTCTGGAAGGCATACCACTTGACCTGTCCAGTTCATGCAGTGGCTGTGCCAATGCCAGGTTTGTAGTGTGCCTTAATTGCAGTGGCAGCCGGAAGATTGTTGCTGATGGGGAGAACAGTGAATTGTACATCAGATGCCCTGAATGTAATGAAAATGGGTTGGTCCAATGCCCAATTTGCTACTGA
- the LOC133872668 gene encoding uncharacterized protein LOC133872668, whose amino-acid sequence MVVKMMKWRPWPPLVSKKYEVRLVVRRLEGGDLVREGVEKAVLTVEIKWKGPKLALSSLRRTAVKRNFTREVEVGVEAHQDGVAVEWAEEFQTLCTLSAYKDNVFHPWEVAFTVFNGLNRGQGPKNKVPVVGTASLNLAEYASAADQKEFELNIPLTLSGSATEPSPSLCISLSLLELRTTQETMEPVQRSAVPVPSPPRSGEIVPTEKDELSAIKAGLRKVKIFTEYVSSRRAKKACREEDSSEGRCSARSEDGEYNYTFDSDSLDDFEDGEVDEGKEDSIVRKSFSYGSLASANCAGGSFYSSMRINSEDEDWVYFSNRKSDVGCSKIEDSTASVAEPPQLQSSKRSILPWRKRKLSFRSPKAKGEPLLKKAYGEEGGDDIDFDRRQLSSDESISLGWHKTEEDSSANRSSVSEFGDDNFAVGSWEQKEVTSRDGHMKLEAQVFFASIDQRSERAAGESACTALVAVIADWFQNNHDLMPIKSQFDSLIREGSSEWRSLCENETYKERFPDKHFDLETVLQAKIRPLSVVPGKSFIGFFHPEGMDEGRFDFLHGAMSFDNIWDEISRAGSECQSSREPQVYIVSWNDHFFILKVEPEAYYIIDTLGERLYEGCNQAYILKFDSSTVISKMPDVAESSEEKTAGDQQIVTASEHKNRQGQPANTKEEGYVASGAVVTKPEEPIKSDEEEFVCRGKESCKEYIKSFLAAIPIRELQVDIKKGLMASTPLHHRLQIEFHYTQFLQPLCEIPSSEMTAAGTQNVDVAFPEEVACLDDLV is encoded by the exons ATGGTGGTGAAGATGATGAAGTGGCGGCCGTGGCCGCCTCTGGTGTCGAAGAAGTACGAGGTGAGGCTGGTCGTCAGGAGGCTGGAGGGGGGCGATCTGGTGCGGGAGGGCGTAGAAAAGGCGGTGTTGACGGTGGAGATCAAGTGGAAGGGCCCGAAGCTGGCGCTGAGCTCGCTGAGGAGGACGGCTGTGAAAAGAAACTTCACAAGGGAGGTGGAGGTGGGGGTCGAGGCCCACCAAGACGGCGTCGCCGTGGAGTGGGCCGAGGAGTTTCAGACCCTCTGTACTCTCTCCGCCTACAAGGACAATGTGTTTCACCCCTGGGAGGTCGCTTTCACTGTCTTCAAT GGATTGAATCGAGGTCAAGGGCCAAAGAACAAGGTTCCTGTTGTTGGAACAGCTTCATTGAACCTTGCTGAATATGCTTCTGCAGCTGATCAAAAAGAGTTTGAATTAAACATCCCTCTCACACTCTCTGGCAGTGCTACAGAGCCTTCTCCTTCACTCTGT ATATCACTGAGCTTATTGGAACTGAGAACGACTCAAGAAACCATGGAACCAGTGCAGAGATCAGCAGTTCCTGTTCCATCGCCACCACGATCGGGAGAAATTGTCCCAACAGAAAAGGATGAGCTTTCTGCAATTAAAGCTGGTCTcagaaaagtaaaaatatttacaGAGTATGTGTCTTCCAGGAGAGCAAAAAAGGCCTGCCGTGAGGAAGATAGCAGTGAGGGCAGGTGCTCTGCCAGGAGTGAGGATGGTGAGTATAATTATACCTTTGACTCAGACTCACTTGATGATTTTGAGGATGGAGAAGTAGATGAGGGCAAGGAGGATTCCATTGTCAGGAAGTCTTTCAGTTATGGCTCACTGGCATCTGCTAATTGTGCTGGAGGATCATTTTATTCAAGtatgaggatcaacagtgaagATGAAGATTGGGTTTACTTTAGCAATCGCAAATCTGATGTTGGGTGCTCAAAAATTGAGGATTCAACTGCATCAGTGGCTGAGCCACCTCAATTGCAAAGTTCAAAGCGCAGCATACTACCTTGGAGGAAGAGGAAGCTCAGCTTTAGGTCTCCTAAAGCCAAAGGGGAGCCATTGTTGAAGAAGGCCtatggagaagaaggtggagATGACATTGATTTTGATCGTAGACAGCTTAGCTCTGATGAATCTATTTCTCTTGGG TGGCACAAGACAGAGGAGGATTCATCTGCAAATCGATCGTCAGTTTCAGAGTTTGGGGATGACAACTTTGCCGTAGGCAGTTGGGAGCAGAAAGAGGTAACAAGTCGTGATGGACACATGAAGCTTGAGGCCCAGGTTTTCTTTGCTTCCATTGATCAGCGGAGCGAGCGGGCAGCAGGCGAGAGTGCATGTACAGCCCTTGTTGCTGTCATTGCCGATTGGTTTCAAAACAACCATGATCTCATGCCCATAAAGTCCCAATTTGATAGCCTTATCAGAGAAGGCTCATCAGAGTGGAGGAGCCTTTGTGAGAACGAAACCTATAAGGAGCGATTCCCCGACAAGCACTTTGATCTTGAAACAGTCCTTCAAGCCAAGATACGCCCTCTTTCTGTAGTTCCTGGGAAGTCCTTCATTGGGTTTTTCCATCCAGAGGGGATGGACGAAGGGAGATTTGACTTTCTGCATGGTGCAATGTCCTTTGACAACATTTGGGATGAGATAAGCCGTGCTGGTTCCGAATGTCAAAGCAGCCGTGAACCTCAGGTTTATATTGTCAGTTGGAATGACCATTTTTTCATCCTCAAGGTTGAGCCGGAAGCTTATTACATCATTGACACGTTGGGGGAGAGGCTATATGAAGGATGCAATCAGGCCTATATCTTGAAATTTGACAGCAGTACGGTAATTTCCAAAATGCCAGATGTTGCAGAATCATCGGAAGAAAAAACAGCCGGTGACCAGCAGATTGTAACAGCATCAGAACACAAGAACCGGCAGGGCCAGCCTGCCAACACGAAGGAAGAGGGTTATGTGGCATCAGGGGCAGTAGTAACCAAGCCTGAGGAACCCATAAAGAGTGACGAGGAAGAGTTTGTATGCAGAGGGAAGGAGTCATGCAAAGAGTACATAAAGAGCTTCTTGGCTGCAATTCCAATAAGGGAATTGCAGGTTGATATAAAGAAAGGTCTAATGGCATCAACACCTCTTCATCACCGGTTACAGATTGAATTCCACTACACCCAATTCTTACAACCACTATGTGAAATTCCATCATCGGAAATGACTGCAGCTGGAACACAAAATGTGGACGTTGCATTCCCAGAGGAGGTTGCCTGCTTAGATGACTTAGTGTAA